In Candidatus Margulisiibacteriota bacterium, the genomic stretch TATATTAAGGAAAAAAATAGAAAAAATAAGAAAATTTATAGTCGAAGAATTGAAATCGGTAACCATTGCTTCGGCAATGCATGCTGGAAAAGAAACAACAGAGATCGAAATTTAAAATAAGGGGTTAGAAATGGAAGAATTAATGAACACGGGAATAAAGAAAGTAATTGAACAATATCCTGCCGTAGCTGATATCTTGGAGTCATATGATATTGGTTGTGTGACCTGTGGCGTAGGGACTTGTTTACTAAAAGACATTGTAGAAATTCATCAATTAACCAAAGAACAAGAAAAGGCTATGCACCAAGCTATTGCCAATGTTGTGTTTCCAGATCAAAAAGTAAATATTACTAAACCAGCAAAAATACAAAAAAAGGCAGTTCGAGAAATCTCCCCGCCGATACAAAAACTAATGACTGAGCATGATCTTATTAAAAGACTGCTTGCCCTTGTTCCTAATATTTGTGCAAATTTTGATGTTTCTTCTATGTCTCAAAAACAACTAATAACAGAAAGTGTTGATTTTATTAAAACTTATGCGGATCGCTTTCATCATGCTAAAGAAGAGGATATTTTATTTAAATATTTTGACGACAATTCGGATTTTATTCAGGTTATGCTTTCTGACCATACAGCTGGAAGAAGCTATGTCGCAGGTATTCTTGACGGGCTTGCAGAAAATAATGAAAGCAAAATAAAAACTAATTTATTATCGTATGCAGAACTCTTAACGGAGCATATTAACAAAGAAGATGAGATTCTCTATCCCTTCTTAGAGAAGCAACTC encodes the following:
- a CDS encoding hemerythrin domain-containing protein → MEELMNTGIKKVIEQYPAVADILESYDIGCVTCGVGTCLLKDIVEIHQLTKEQEKAMHQAIANVVFPDQKVNITKPAKIQKKAVREISPPIQKLMTEHDLIKRLLALVPNICANFDVSSMSQKQLITESVDFIKTYADRFHHAKEEDILFKYFDDNSDFIQVMLSDHTAGRSYVAGILDGLAENNESKIKTNLLSYAELLTEHINKEDEILYPFLEKQLSASLISEMYDKFLEVDKSFAGTEQKYSEWVKKLEKNLIF